CGGGCGCCCTTGGGACATTTGCGAAATCTTCTTCACCCCCCCCCCTGAAAGCCACCAAAGCGAGCGGTGAAAAGTCGTCTGAACGCAGGCGGGAGCTGCGTTTCGAGCGCTTCGAGCTGTTGTCGGAAGGGCGTCGCCTGTTCCTGCATGAGGGTCGGCGGGCTGACCTGGCTTACTGGCACACGGTGCATCGCACGGCGGGTTGTAACTGGCTCCGCCACGGTGACGTTCAGGTGCATCAGAAAGAGGGCCGCGCTCATTATTCGGGGCTGATTCATTGTGGCTCGGTGTGGGCGTGTCCGGTCTGTTCGGCCAAAATTCAGGAGCAACGGCGGCAAGAGATCGCAACGGCGGTGGATTGGGCGTATGCCGAGGGCTTGCAGCCTGTTCTGGTCACGCTGACGTTCCCGCACCGCTCATGGCACCAGATTGATAACCTCCTGGAACAGCAACGGGACGCGCTGACGCGCCTACGGTCGGGCAAGGCATGGCAGAAGCTCAAGGGCCGCTATGGCTTCCAGGGGCTTGTGCGGTCGCTAGAAATCACCCATGGCCAGAATGGCTGGCATCCGCACACCCATGAGCTGTGGTTTATCCGCAAAGACGCTGATGCGGAAGCGTTGGCGGGGGAAGTTCGACGGCGCTGGCGGGCGTCGTGTGAGCGGGCGGGACTGCTTGCTGAGGGTGACGCGGGCTTTGATGAGCACGCCGTTGACGTGAAAGCCTGGTGCTCTGCCAGTGACTACCTGGCCAAGCAGGACGATAGCCGTCACTGGGGCGTCGATAGGGAGGTTGCCAAGGGCGCGGCAAAGTCAGGCAAGGGAATGCACCCGTTTGGCTTGCTACGGCGCTCCATGGATGGCTGTGAGCGCTCTGGAAGGCTGTTTACGGCCTATGCTTTTGCCATGAAGGGCAAACGCCAGGTGTTCTGGTCGCACGGTCTAAAAGCGCGGGTTGGCCTCGATGAGGTTGACGATCAGGAAGC
Above is a genomic segment from Thermofilaceae archaeon containing:
- a CDS encoding protein rep, which encodes RPPLQQLRAKLRSPEPFKGLPGQFLRASEAGFGGRSAGALGTFAKSSSPPPLKATKASGEKSSERRRELRFERFELLSEGRRLFLHEGRRADLAYWHTVHRTAGCNWLRHGDVQVHQKEGRAHYSGLIHCGSVWACPVCSAKIQEQRRQEIATAVDWAYAEGLQPVLVTLTFPHRSWHQIDNLLEQQRDALTRLRSGKAWQKLKGRYGFQGLVRSLEITHGQNGWHPHTHELWFIRKDADAEALAGEVRRRWRASCERAGLLAEGDAGFDEHAVDVKAWCSASDYLAKQDDSRHWGVDREVAKGAAKSGKGMHPFGLLRRSMDGCERSGRLFTAYAFAMKGKRQVFWSHGLKARVGLDEVDDQEAAEAVPDEIEFLGQLEPQDWALVRDLGQRAQLLDTAEKGGWAAVEALLSDLWATGGRTHPAAVARNRGSGTPEVRWLTVDAPSASAVAALPHGPVMLAAPAAAAERLPVAAPPGFCLRLSDQAGDATRSLCCECVSLPPD